A section of the Brienomyrus brachyistius isolate T26 unplaced genomic scaffold, BBRACH_0.4 scaffold47, whole genome shotgun sequence genome encodes:
- the trim2a gene encoding tripartite motif-containing protein 2 isoform X1: MGGGQEADGPPCHSLRMASEGSSIPSPVVRQIDKQFLICSICLDRYDNPKVLPCLHTFCERCLQNYIPAHSLTLSCPVCRQTSILPEKGVSALQSNFFITNLMDVLRKSPDSGSEDCAVQETVAAVATGQPLSCPNHGNNVMEFYCPPCETAMCEECTSGEHAEHPTVPLKDVVEQHKASLQDQLDAVKSRLPEIDLALQVISEILQQLTNQKSAIEEDIHSTFDELQKTLNVRKSVLLMELEVTYGLKQKVLQAQLDTLLEGQESINSSCSFTEQALSQGSEAEVLLVKKQMSERLGELASLEFPLQPEENDQLDFLIETEGLKKSIHNLGTMITTNAVAFETVASGEGLRQCIVGHPTSITVTTKDKDGELCKMGNAVLTAEICTPDGSVADGEVLDNKNGTYEYLYTVPREGNFTLSLRLYDQHIKGSPFKVKVTKSANVSPVPSSNKKRLKSPASSHVKQRAIRRPDSMYSTSKRKENPIEDDLIFRIGTKGRNKGEFTNVQGVAASSVAKILIADSNNQCIQIFSNEGLFRSRFGVRGRSPGQLQRPTGVAVHPNGDIIIADYDNKWVSIFSGDGKFKSKIGSGKLMGPKGVSVDRNGHIIVVDNKACCVFIFQPNGKIVTKFGNRGNGDRQFAGPHFAAVNNNNEIIVTDFHNHSVKVFNSEGEFLLKFGSNGEGNGQFNAPTGVAVDVNGNIIVADWGNSRIQVFDGSGSFLSYINTSADPLYGPQGLALTSDGHVVVADSGNHCFKVYRYLQ, from the exons GGCGGGGGACAGGAGGCAGACGGACCCCCATGTCATAGTCTTAGGATGGCAAGTGAAGGCTCCAGCATCCCAAGCCCTGTGGTCCGTCAGATCGACAAGCAGTTCCTGATCTGCAGCATATGCCTGGATCGCTACGACAACCCAAAAGTTCTCCCGTGTCTCCATACCTTCTGTGAGAG GTGCCTCCAGAACTACATCCCCGCTCACAGCCTGACGTTGTCGTGCCCCGTGTGCCGCCAGACGTCCATCCTGCCCGAGAAGGGCGTCTCCGCCCTGCAGAGCAACTTCTTCATCACCAACTTGATGGATGTCCTGAGGAAGTCCCCTGACAGTGGCAGCGAGGACTGCGCGGTGCAGGAGACCGTCGCTGCCGTGGCGACGGGACAGCCCCTGTCCTGCCCCAACCACGGGAACAAT GTGATGGAGTTCTACTGCCCGCCGTGCGAGACGGCCATGTGCGAAGAGTGCACCAGCGGGGAGCACGCCGAGCACCCCACCGTCCCGCTCAAGGACGTGGTGGAGCAGCACAAGGCTTCACTGCAGGACCAGCTGGACGCCGTCAAAAGCAG GCTGCCCGAGATTGACCTGGCTCTGCAGGTAATCTCCGAGATCCTGCAGCAGCTCACCAACCAGAAGTCCGCCATCGAGGAGGACATCCACTCCACCTTCGACGAACTACAGAAGACGCTCAATGTCCGGAAGAGCGTGCTGCTCATGGAGTTGGAGGTCACCTACGGGCTCAAACAGAAG GTGCTGCAGGCCCAGCTGGACACCCTGCTGGAGGGTCAGGAGAGCATAAACAGCAGCTGCAGCTTCACAGAGCAGGCGCTGAGCCAGGGCTCAGAGGCCGAGGTGTTGCTGGTGAAGAAGCAGATGAGCGAGCGTCTTGGTGAGCTGGCCAGCCTGGAGTTCCCCCTGCAGCCCGAGGAGAACGACCAGCTGGATTTCCTCATCGAGACCGAGGGCCTCAAGAAGTCCATCCACAACCTGGGCACCATGATCACCACCAATGCTGTCGCCTTCGAGACGGTGGCCTCGGGGGAGGGGCTGcggcagtgcattgtgggtcacCCCACCTCCATCACTGTCACCACCAAGGACAAGGACGGGGAGCTGTGCAAGATGGGCAACGCCGTCTTGACGGCTGAGATCTGCACCCCTGACGGAAGCGTGGCGGACGGGGAGGTCCTGGACAACAAGAACGGTACTTACGAGTACCTCTACACAGTACCCAGAGAGGGCAACTTCACCCTCTCCCTGCGTCTCTACGACCAACACATCAAGGGCAGCCCCTTCAAGGTGAAGGTGACCAAGTCTGCCAACGTCTCGCCTGTCCCCAGTAGCAACAAGAAGCGGCTCAAGTCTCCTGCAAGCAGCCACGTCAAGCAGAGGGCCATCAGGCGGCCGGACAGCATGTACAGCACCAGCAAGAGGAAGGAGAATCCTATCGAGGACGACCTGATATTCCGAATCG GTACGAAGGGAAGGAACAAGGGGGAGTTCACGAACGTTCAGGGTGTGGCAGCCTCGTCGGTGGCAAAGATATTAATAGCAGACAGCAACAACCAGTGCATCCAG ATATTCTCCAACGAAGGGTTGTTTAGGAGTCGGTTTGGGGTAAGAGGCCGGTCTCCCGGGCAACTGCAGCGGCCAACTGGTGTGGCAGTCCATCCCAATGGCGACATCATCATCGCTGACTACGACAACAAATGGGTCAGCATCTTCTCAGGCGACGGGAAGTTCAAG TCCAAGATCGGCTCGGGAAAGCTCATGGGGCCCAAAGGGGTGTCGGTGGACCGGAACGGGCACATCATCGTGGTAGACAACAAGGCCTGCTGTGTCTTCATCTTCCAGCCTAACGGCAAGATTGTCACCAAGTTCGGTAACCGTGGAAATGGAGACAGGCAGTTTGCAG GTCCTCACTTCGCAGCTgtcaacaataataatgaaataatcGTCACTGATTTCCATAACCATTCTGTGAAG GTTTTCAACTCCGAGGGGGAGTTTCTACTGAAGTTTGGGTCCAACGGTGAGGGGAACGGCCAGTTCAACGCCCCCACTGGAGTAGCAGTGGACGTCAACGGCAACATCATCGTGGCAGATTGGGGCAACAGCCGAATTCAG GTCTTTGATGGAAGCGGGTCCTTCCTGTCCTACATCAACACGTCGGCAGATCCTCTTTACGGGCCGCAGGGCCTGGCTCTCACTTCAGACGGCCATGTTGTAGTCGCGGATTCTGGGAACCACTGCTTCAAAGTTTACCGCTACCTTCAGTGA
- the trim2a gene encoding tripartite motif-containing protein 2 isoform X2 yields the protein MASEGSSIPSPVVRQIDKQFLICSICLDRYDNPKVLPCLHTFCERCLQNYIPAHSLTLSCPVCRQTSILPEKGVSALQSNFFITNLMDVLRKSPDSGSEDCAVQETVAAVATGQPLSCPNHGNNVMEFYCPPCETAMCEECTSGEHAEHPTVPLKDVVEQHKASLQDQLDAVKSRLPEIDLALQVISEILQQLTNQKSAIEEDIHSTFDELQKTLNVRKSVLLMELEVTYGLKQKVLQAQLDTLLEGQESINSSCSFTEQALSQGSEAEVLLVKKQMSERLGELASLEFPLQPEENDQLDFLIETEGLKKSIHNLGTMITTNAVAFETVASGEGLRQCIVGHPTSITVTTKDKDGELCKMGNAVLTAEICTPDGSVADGEVLDNKNGTYEYLYTVPREGNFTLSLRLYDQHIKGSPFKVKVTKSANVSPVPSSNKKRLKSPASSHVKQRAIRRPDSMYSTSKRKENPIEDDLIFRIGTKGRNKGEFTNVQGVAASSVAKILIADSNNQCIQIFSNEGLFRSRFGVRGRSPGQLQRPTGVAVHPNGDIIIADYDNKWVSIFSGDGKFKSKIGSGKLMGPKGVSVDRNGHIIVVDNKACCVFIFQPNGKIVTKFGNRGNGDRQFAGPHFAAVNNNNEIIVTDFHNHSVKVFNSEGEFLLKFGSNGEGNGQFNAPTGVAVDVNGNIIVADWGNSRIQVFDGSGSFLSYINTSADPLYGPQGLALTSDGHVVVADSGNHCFKVYRYLQ from the exons ATGGCAAGTGAAGGCTCCAGCATCCCAAGCCCTGTGGTCCGTCAGATCGACAAGCAGTTCCTGATCTGCAGCATATGCCTGGATCGCTACGACAACCCAAAAGTTCTCCCGTGTCTCCATACCTTCTGTGAGAG GTGCCTCCAGAACTACATCCCCGCTCACAGCCTGACGTTGTCGTGCCCCGTGTGCCGCCAGACGTCCATCCTGCCCGAGAAGGGCGTCTCCGCCCTGCAGAGCAACTTCTTCATCACCAACTTGATGGATGTCCTGAGGAAGTCCCCTGACAGTGGCAGCGAGGACTGCGCGGTGCAGGAGACCGTCGCTGCCGTGGCGACGGGACAGCCCCTGTCCTGCCCCAACCACGGGAACAAT GTGATGGAGTTCTACTGCCCGCCGTGCGAGACGGCCATGTGCGAAGAGTGCACCAGCGGGGAGCACGCCGAGCACCCCACCGTCCCGCTCAAGGACGTGGTGGAGCAGCACAAGGCTTCACTGCAGGACCAGCTGGACGCCGTCAAAAGCAG GCTGCCCGAGATTGACCTGGCTCTGCAGGTAATCTCCGAGATCCTGCAGCAGCTCACCAACCAGAAGTCCGCCATCGAGGAGGACATCCACTCCACCTTCGACGAACTACAGAAGACGCTCAATGTCCGGAAGAGCGTGCTGCTCATGGAGTTGGAGGTCACCTACGGGCTCAAACAGAAG GTGCTGCAGGCCCAGCTGGACACCCTGCTGGAGGGTCAGGAGAGCATAAACAGCAGCTGCAGCTTCACAGAGCAGGCGCTGAGCCAGGGCTCAGAGGCCGAGGTGTTGCTGGTGAAGAAGCAGATGAGCGAGCGTCTTGGTGAGCTGGCCAGCCTGGAGTTCCCCCTGCAGCCCGAGGAGAACGACCAGCTGGATTTCCTCATCGAGACCGAGGGCCTCAAGAAGTCCATCCACAACCTGGGCACCATGATCACCACCAATGCTGTCGCCTTCGAGACGGTGGCCTCGGGGGAGGGGCTGcggcagtgcattgtgggtcacCCCACCTCCATCACTGTCACCACCAAGGACAAGGACGGGGAGCTGTGCAAGATGGGCAACGCCGTCTTGACGGCTGAGATCTGCACCCCTGACGGAAGCGTGGCGGACGGGGAGGTCCTGGACAACAAGAACGGTACTTACGAGTACCTCTACACAGTACCCAGAGAGGGCAACTTCACCCTCTCCCTGCGTCTCTACGACCAACACATCAAGGGCAGCCCCTTCAAGGTGAAGGTGACCAAGTCTGCCAACGTCTCGCCTGTCCCCAGTAGCAACAAGAAGCGGCTCAAGTCTCCTGCAAGCAGCCACGTCAAGCAGAGGGCCATCAGGCGGCCGGACAGCATGTACAGCACCAGCAAGAGGAAGGAGAATCCTATCGAGGACGACCTGATATTCCGAATCG GTACGAAGGGAAGGAACAAGGGGGAGTTCACGAACGTTCAGGGTGTGGCAGCCTCGTCGGTGGCAAAGATATTAATAGCAGACAGCAACAACCAGTGCATCCAG ATATTCTCCAACGAAGGGTTGTTTAGGAGTCGGTTTGGGGTAAGAGGCCGGTCTCCCGGGCAACTGCAGCGGCCAACTGGTGTGGCAGTCCATCCCAATGGCGACATCATCATCGCTGACTACGACAACAAATGGGTCAGCATCTTCTCAGGCGACGGGAAGTTCAAG TCCAAGATCGGCTCGGGAAAGCTCATGGGGCCCAAAGGGGTGTCGGTGGACCGGAACGGGCACATCATCGTGGTAGACAACAAGGCCTGCTGTGTCTTCATCTTCCAGCCTAACGGCAAGATTGTCACCAAGTTCGGTAACCGTGGAAATGGAGACAGGCAGTTTGCAG GTCCTCACTTCGCAGCTgtcaacaataataatgaaataatcGTCACTGATTTCCATAACCATTCTGTGAAG GTTTTCAACTCCGAGGGGGAGTTTCTACTGAAGTTTGGGTCCAACGGTGAGGGGAACGGCCAGTTCAACGCCCCCACTGGAGTAGCAGTGGACGTCAACGGCAACATCATCGTGGCAGATTGGGGCAACAGCCGAATTCAG GTCTTTGATGGAAGCGGGTCCTTCCTGTCCTACATCAACACGTCGGCAGATCCTCTTTACGGGCCGCAGGGCCTGGCTCTCACTTCAGACGGCCATGTTGTAGTCGCGGATTCTGGGAACCACTGCTTCAAAGTTTACCGCTACCTTCAGTGA